From a region of the Candidatus Jettenia caeni genome:
- a CDS encoding imidazoleglycerol-phosphate dehydratase, whose translation MEKRRAMIQRKTKETQIELIVNLDGEGNSHINTGIGFLDHMLDLLTKHALFDMDIKAIGDRNVDDHHTVEDIGICLGQGIKEALGDKKGIRRFSHASVPMQESLANIAIDISGRSAMVFHVLFPTEKIGNFDAELIEEFLEALSTNAGINLHVNVPYGTNAHHIAEAIFKGLATALKDAMSTDTRRKDIPSTKGIL comes from the coding sequence ATGGAAAAACGCAGAGCAATGATTCAGAGAAAGACGAAAGAAACCCAGATTGAATTAATAGTCAATCTCGATGGAGAGGGAAATAGCCACATCAACACCGGCATTGGCTTCCTAGATCATATGCTTGATCTCCTGACGAAACATGCCCTGTTCGATATGGACATCAAGGCAATCGGTGACCGTAATGTTGATGATCACCATACGGTAGAAGATATAGGGATCTGCCTGGGACAAGGAATAAAAGAGGCTTTGGGCGATAAAAAGGGGATCCGGCGTTTTTCACATGCAAGCGTCCCGATGCAAGAGTCTCTTGCCAATATCGCCATAGATATCAGTGGCAGATCTGCAATGGTATTTCATGTACTGTTTCCTACAGAAAAGATCGGAAATTTTGACGCAGAACTCATTGAGGAATTTTTGGAAGCATTGAGCACAAACGCAGGTATTAACCTCCATGTAAATGTTCCCTACGGCACGAATGCACATCATATAGCCGAGGCAATTTTCAAGGGGCTGGCCACAGCATTGAAAGATGCTATGAGCACGGATACGCGTAGAAAGGATATCCCATCAACAAAAGGAATACTTTAA
- a CDS encoding histidinol-phosphate aminotransferase — protein MSYFRDNIEKMSGYIPGEQPKDGIYIKLNTNENPYPPSPEVFRAIKEAVNETLRLYPDPIATAARIKIAQVLGTRPEYVIAGNGSDDLLSIIIRSFAGTGDTVVFPYPSYMLYKTLAELQDASEYAVDFTEEYSLPGDFIVKGAKVTFLANPNSPSGTMISPGEISKIASQVDGVLVIDEAYADFADDNCLSLVEQHDNILILRTLSKSYSLAGIRFGFCIAQESIIQGMMKVKDSYNVDRLSITAVVAALDDQKTMRANVEKIKETRQYLAQSLQELGFYVYPSQTNFILAKCMRGVSAHHVYQALKSRKILVRYFNIRRLDDCLRITIGTREEVEILLRNLKELISNNHAKSKVAYCP, from the coding sequence TTGAGTTATTTTCGAGACAATATTGAAAAGATGTCGGGGTATATACCAGGTGAACAACCGAAAGACGGCATTTATATAAAGCTTAATACAAATGAAAATCCTTATCCACCTTCTCCGGAGGTTTTCCGTGCTATTAAAGAGGCGGTAAACGAAACTCTTCGTCTTTACCCTGATCCAATCGCAACAGCAGCCAGAATAAAAATTGCTCAGGTGTTAGGTACAAGGCCAGAGTATGTTATAGCCGGAAACGGTTCAGATGATTTATTGTCGATTATCATACGAAGTTTCGCCGGAACCGGCGACACAGTGGTCTTCCCTTATCCATCGTATATGCTCTATAAAACACTTGCTGAACTGCAGGATGCGTCTGAGTATGCTGTAGATTTTACTGAAGAGTATTCTCTTCCCGGGGATTTTATAGTAAAAGGAGCAAAGGTTACTTTTCTGGCAAACCCAAATTCCCCTTCGGGAACAATGATATCACCGGGCGAAATATCAAAGATCGCTTCTCAGGTAGATGGTGTGCTTGTTATTGATGAAGCATACGCCGATTTTGCAGATGATAATTGCCTCTCTTTGGTTGAACAGCATGATAATATCCTCATCCTTCGTACACTTTCAAAATCCTATTCATTAGCTGGTATACGCTTCGGGTTTTGTATTGCTCAGGAATCTATCATTCAGGGAATGATGAAGGTAAAGGATTCCTATAATGTTGACAGACTCAGCATTACCGCCGTTGTGGCTGCATTGGATGATCAAAAAACCATGAGGGCTAACGTTGAAAAAATAAAAGAAACACGGCAATACCTCGCTCAGTCGCTGCAGGAGTTGGGATTTTATGTATATCCGTCTCAAACCAATTTCATCCTGGCAAAATGTATGAGAGGTGTTTCTGCTCACCATGTATATCAAGCATTAAAATCGAGAAAAATACTTGTACGATATTTTAATATAAGAAGGTTGGATGACTGTTTACGAATTACCATCGGAACAAGAGAAGAAGTTGAAATTTTATTAAGAAACCTGAAAGAGCTTATATCCAATAATCATGCAAAATCTAAAGTTGCCTATTGCCCCTGA
- a CDS encoding histidinol dehydrogenase: MQVLRTWECNIDKEIKKLKQRLSVLDGFSNQRDAVLKIIRDIQKRGDKAIVSYSKRFDKASLLPAEFQVKDEEIAEAYKKISLPFVRSIQRAITNIWTYQEHIRIRNISPLKTHGVVLDTVYSPLESVGVYVPGGAASYPSTVLMNTIPARVAGVGKIIMTTPPAKDGTIPPERLVAAKESGVNEIYKIGGAQAIAALAFGTETVPKVDKIVGPGNIFVTLAKREIFGYAGIDMLAGPSEVVIVADDRANPSFVASDLLSQAEHTPGIAILVTFSELLTEQVLVELKLQITNLKRRTDTKRCLDKFGIILLTKNIDECIDIANTLAPEHLQIMTQNPRNVLSHIKHAGAIFLGSYTPVALGDYIAGPSHVLPTGSTARFSSGLSVNDFLKRSSVITYSKSALKDACDDIVEISKAEGLDAHTRSIQIRLNKEKSKSLK; the protein is encoded by the coding sequence ATGCAGGTGCTCAGAACATGGGAATGTAATATTGATAAGGAAATTAAGAAACTCAAGCAACGGTTAAGTGTTTTAGACGGTTTCTCAAATCAGAGAGATGCCGTACTCAAAATCATCCGCGATATTCAAAAGCGTGGAGATAAGGCTATTGTAAGCTATAGTAAACGCTTTGATAAGGCTTCTCTCCTGCCAGCTGAATTTCAGGTAAAGGATGAAGAAATTGCGGAAGCGTATAAGAAGATATCACTTCCTTTTGTAAGGTCTATTCAACGGGCTATCACAAATATATGGACGTACCAGGAACACATACGAATCCGTAATATCAGCCCGTTAAAAACACATGGTGTTGTGCTTGATACGGTGTATTCCCCTCTTGAGAGCGTTGGGGTTTATGTTCCGGGTGGCGCCGCCTCCTATCCATCAACGGTATTGATGAATACCATACCGGCACGTGTAGCAGGTGTTGGCAAGATAATCATGACTACACCACCTGCAAAAGATGGAACCATCCCGCCAGAAAGATTGGTAGCTGCAAAGGAATCGGGTGTGAATGAAATCTATAAGATTGGTGGCGCCCAGGCTATTGCCGCCCTTGCGTTTGGTACAGAAACAGTTCCAAAAGTAGACAAAATCGTGGGACCCGGGAATATATTTGTAACGCTTGCGAAAAGGGAAATCTTTGGATATGCCGGCATCGATATGCTGGCAGGACCGAGCGAGGTAGTAATTGTAGCTGATGACCGCGCAAACCCATCGTTTGTAGCATCTGACCTGTTATCGCAAGCAGAACATACACCAGGTATCGCAATACTGGTTACTTTCTCAGAGTTATTGACAGAACAAGTACTGGTAGAGTTAAAGCTACAAATAACCAATTTGAAACGGCGTACAGATACAAAAAGATGTCTTGATAAATTCGGTATCATTCTCTTGACAAAAAATATTGACGAATGTATAGACATTGCGAATACCTTAGCTCCGGAACATTTACAAATTATGACGCAAAATCCCAGAAACGTGTTGTCACATATTAAGCATGCCGGGGCAATCTTTTTGGGTTCCTATACACCTGTCGCATTAGGAGATTATATCGCAGGGCCTTCTCATGTACTCCCTACAGGTAGTACGGCTCGCTTTTCTTCCGGGTTATCGGTAAATGATTTTCTGAAAAGATCCAGTGTAATAACCTATTCAAAGTCAGCGCTTAAGGATGCTTGTGATGATATTGTCGAGATTTCAAAGGCTGAAGGCCTGGATGCACACACACGTTCCATTCAAATCAGATTAAACAAAGAGAAGAGTAAATCTCTGAAATAA
- a CDS encoding aspartate-semialdehyde dehydrogenase produces MAVNVAVVGATGAVGEEFLRILESRKFPIHELRLLASKRSASKKMKFCGVDYTVQELTRQSFQGIKIALFSAGANISREYVPYAIESGAICVDNSSAFRMDDDVPLVVPEVNPQEIARHYGVIANPNCSTIQMVVALKPIHDVAGIKRIVVSTYQAVSGAGLKAVDELQKETSSILEGKRDFKRSLFPHQIAFNVLPQIPQSNAFLSDGYTSEEMKMVNETKKIMGDNSIGVTATTVRVPVIRSHSESVNVETKKKITAREVKDLLLKAPGVTVIDDPGNQLYPLATDAAGKDDVFVGRIREDKSIENGINLWIVSDNLRKGAALNAVQIAEKLLEKL; encoded by the coding sequence ATGGCTGTAAATGTGGCGGTTGTAGGCGCAACAGGCGCTGTAGGCGAGGAATTTTTACGGATATTGGAAAGCAGAAAATTTCCTATACATGAATTGAGATTGCTGGCTTCAAAACGTTCTGCCAGCAAGAAGATGAAGTTTTGCGGGGTTGATTATACAGTACAGGAATTAACCAGGCAATCATTTCAGGGTATAAAGATTGCTCTGTTTAGCGCAGGGGCAAATATTAGCAGGGAATATGTACCCTATGCTATCGAGAGCGGTGCTATTTGTGTGGATAATTCCAGTGCCTTTAGAATGGATGATGATGTTCCCTTGGTGGTACCCGAGGTAAACCCTCAGGAAATTGCCAGGCATTATGGTGTAATTGCCAATCCTAACTGTTCTACCATTCAGATGGTGGTCGCTCTGAAACCGATCCATGATGTTGCCGGGATAAAGAGAATTGTTGTCTCAACATATCAGGCAGTATCTGGTGCAGGGCTGAAGGCAGTTGATGAACTTCAAAAGGAGACTTCCAGCATCCTCGAGGGTAAGAGAGATTTTAAGAGAAGTTTATTTCCGCATCAGATTGCATTTAATGTTTTGCCCCAGATTCCCCAGAGTAATGCGTTTTTGTCCGATGGATATACATCTGAGGAGATGAAGATGGTGAATGAGACGAAAAAGATTATGGGGGATAATAGCATTGGGGTGACCGCAACAACGGTACGCGTACCTGTTATTCGTAGCCATAGTGAATCAGTTAACGTAGAAACAAAGAAAAAGATTACTGCCCGGGAGGTAAAAGATCTCCTGCTAAAAGCGCCGGGTGTTACTGTTATAGATGATCCGGGCAATCAGCTATATCCTCTGGCTACAGATGCGGCTGGGAAGGATGATGTGTTTGTGGGGCGTATCCGTGAGGACAAATCCATTGAGAATGGGATTAACTTATGGATTGTGAGCGATAATCTCCGAAAAGGAGCTGCCCTCAATGCCGTCCAGATTGCCGAAAAGTTATTAGAAAAGTTATGA
- a CDS encoding hypothetical iron sulfur protein: MVARGRISLAEALRDGEIFYTKQLRDYLLSCKKCLRCSSICPSGVDYDFIIQTMTDDLANHIGIWLIPRIILQLFLPRRRLFNLLLKSASAFQRIVPLKRHGAMRHLPLMFMDGRWIPPLAKEFVLDKYRTTKKIHNPKMRVGFYVGCLINYVYTDIADAVVEVLHHLDVEVIIPSKQLCCGIPARSLGDVKTARKLAETNVRVFEEAQVDFIITACATCGRTLKRDYHHILGDRSQKFREKLYDISEFIEKYFTYKLQPLTTKISYHDPCHLHWGQNISKQPRDILRRSAQFQEMETPERCCGGGGIFNILHYDLSMKIGEHKARTIEKSGAKAVATGCPGCRMQIEDLLASRGSEITCVHTIQVLRDAMVSAR; this comes from the coding sequence ATGGTAGCGCGAGGTCGCATTAGCCTTGCAGAAGCATTACGGGATGGCGAGATCTTTTACACAAAACAGTTGAGAGATTATCTCCTCTCCTGTAAGAAATGCCTCCGATGCTCCAGTATCTGTCCTTCGGGCGTCGATTATGATTTTATTATACAGACAATGACCGATGACCTGGCAAATCATATCGGGATATGGCTTATACCACGAATAATATTACAGCTCTTTCTTCCCCGAAGACGGCTCTTTAATCTTCTTTTAAAATCAGCCAGCGCTTTTCAACGGATTGTTCCCTTAAAACGACATGGCGCCATGAGGCATTTACCGCTGATGTTTATGGATGGAAGATGGATTCCGCCTCTGGCAAAAGAATTTGTATTAGACAAATACCGTACTACAAAAAAGATACATAATCCTAAAATGCGGGTGGGTTTTTATGTGGGATGCCTTATCAACTATGTTTATACCGATATTGCAGATGCGGTGGTCGAGGTATTACACCATCTCGATGTTGAGGTAATTATTCCCTCCAAACAGCTATGCTGCGGTATTCCCGCACGGTCGCTGGGAGACGTAAAAACAGCACGGAAATTAGCGGAAACAAACGTAAGGGTATTTGAGGAAGCCCAGGTTGATTTTATTATTACTGCCTGCGCCACTTGCGGAAGGACACTGAAAAGGGATTACCATCATATCTTAGGCGATCGTTCTCAAAAATTTAGAGAAAAACTCTATGATATATCCGAGTTTATTGAAAAATATTTTACGTATAAACTACAGCCCCTAACGACAAAAATCTCATACCACGATCCATGTCATCTCCATTGGGGACAAAATATCTCAAAGCAGCCGAGGGATATCCTGAGACGTTCGGCCCAGTTTCAGGAAATGGAAACTCCGGAACGATGCTGCGGCGGCGGTGGAATATTTAATATACTGCATTATGACCTCTCAATGAAGATTGGTGAACATAAGGCAAGAACCATAGAAAAAAGCGGTGCAAAAGCAGTAGCAACGGGATGTCCCGGATGCCGGATGCAGATCGAGGATCTTCTTGCCTCACGAGGTTCTGAAATTACCTGTGTGCATACCATACAAGTACTAAGAGATGCAATGGTGTCAGCCCGTTAA
- a CDS encoding DNA mismatch repair protein, translating into MSKIKILPSSVINKIAAGEVIDRPASVVKELIENAIDAGASRIDTYLEDGGRKLIRVSDDGVGMDTEDLAIAFQSHATSKLQSADDLFSIHSLGFRGEALPSIGAISHACIISRAKGTIHGAEIRIDGGVLGHMKERGAPEGTQVEVRDLFFNTPVRKKFMKTAPTEIAYISEVLTRFSLSYPKIHFTLMHNNRMVFNLPPVHDVAERIGMFFGEEMRKHLISVFLREEMCALSGYVVPPFFNKANARMQFIFLNGRYIKDSAIFRAIHEAYHGKLMHKRYPIVFLFLQVEPSEVDVNVHPTKIEVRFRNTNVMYNYILSALKEGLNKSTTQPATILSPIQELERESIKTEGADLIKKSLWEQFSFKRADELSTRHGLTKRHEPISLPCESANRDDEKSVLRPISKIDNDIQTNRETDKEEKIRIPEGIMRSKRVYLQIHNSYIVEETEDGLNIIDQHALHEIILYHEIESSIRASRSFSQRLLIPELVELNPKDFFSVISLREYLESIGIEAEEFGQHTVVIRSFPQILKHLNAKAFIEEILAELSEEDFLKGKDKILSKLISVMACKGAIKAGQRLEPQEIEELLEKKRSIHAYIHNCPHGRPTALNFSLDELQRQFKRK; encoded by the coding sequence ATGTCAAAAATAAAAATTCTTCCCTCATCTGTTATTAATAAAATTGCTGCAGGTGAGGTGATTGACCGCCCGGCATCTGTAGTAAAGGAATTGATTGAGAATGCTATTGATGCCGGAGCATCGAGAATTGATACGTATTTAGAAGATGGGGGCAGAAAACTGATACGTGTCTCAGATGATGGTGTCGGGATGGATACTGAAGACCTTGCGATTGCCTTTCAAAGCCATGCTACCAGTAAACTGCAGAGTGCAGATGATTTATTTTCAATTCATTCCCTGGGTTTTCGGGGAGAAGCGCTGCCGAGTATTGGAGCCATTTCACACGCGTGTATTATTTCCAGGGCGAAAGGAACTATACACGGAGCGGAAATAAGAATCGACGGCGGAGTTCTTGGGCACATGAAGGAGCGGGGTGCGCCTGAAGGTACACAAGTTGAGGTAAGGGATCTGTTTTTTAATACTCCTGTACGGAAAAAATTCATGAAGACCGCACCTACGGAAATAGCGTATATTTCCGAAGTATTAACGAGATTTTCTCTCTCCTATCCGAAGATTCATTTTACCCTTATGCATAACAACAGGATGGTGTTCAACCTTCCACCCGTTCATGATGTAGCTGAACGTATTGGGATGTTCTTTGGTGAGGAGATGAGAAAACATCTTATCAGCGTATTTCTCAGAGAGGAAATGTGTGCCCTTTCAGGATATGTTGTACCTCCTTTTTTTAATAAAGCGAATGCAAGGATGCAATTCATATTTTTGAATGGCCGCTATATCAAGGATAGCGCTATCTTTCGGGCTATTCATGAGGCCTATCACGGAAAATTAATGCATAAGAGGTATCCGATTGTTTTCTTGTTTCTTCAGGTGGAGCCATCCGAGGTGGACGTGAATGTCCACCCGACAAAAATTGAGGTGCGCTTCCGGAATACGAACGTAATGTATAATTATATCCTTTCAGCATTAAAAGAAGGTTTAAATAAATCAACAACTCAACCTGCTACGATACTATCTCCTATACAAGAGCTGGAAAGGGAATCGATAAAGACAGAGGGAGCAGACCTTATAAAAAAGTCATTGTGGGAACAATTCTCTTTTAAAAGGGCAGATGAGCTTTCCACGAGACATGGATTAACAAAGAGGCATGAACCTATCTCTCTTCCTTGCGAAAGCGCAAACAGGGACGATGAAAAATCTGTTTTGAGACCTATATCGAAGATAGATAATGATATTCAAACGAACAGAGAAACAGATAAAGAAGAAAAGATAAGAATTCCGGAAGGCATTATGAGAAGCAAGAGAGTATATCTCCAAATTCATAATTCCTACATCGTAGAAGAGACGGAAGATGGATTGAATATTATAGATCAACATGCCCTGCACGAGATAATCTTGTACCATGAAATAGAATCGAGTATACGCGCTTCCAGGTCTTTCAGTCAACGCTTACTAATACCCGAACTTGTCGAGCTGAATCCAAAAGATTTTTTTAGTGTTATCAGTTTGAGAGAATATCTGGAATCGATAGGAATTGAGGCTGAGGAGTTTGGTCAGCATACGGTTGTGATCCGTTCCTTTCCGCAAATTCTGAAGCATTTAAATGCCAAAGCATTTATAGAGGAGATACTAGCCGAATTAAGCGAGGAAGATTTCCTGAAAGGAAAAGATAAGATTTTAAGCAAGTTAATCAGCGTTATGGCATGCAAAGGCGCTATCAAGGCAGGTCAAAGGCTTGAACCACAAGAGATAGAAGAACTCCTGGAAAAGAAAAGAAGTATACATGCATACATACATAACTGTCCACACGGCAGACCAACAGCTTTAAATTTTTCTCTGGATGAGTTACAAAGACAATTCAAAAGAAAATAG
- a CDS encoding putative 6-pyruvoyl-tetrahydropterin synthase produces MFELIVETDFSAAHNLREYKGQCERLHGHNWKVQVVLKAENLNKLGMVMDFREAKTILGEIINTFDHAYLNELPAFKVLNPTTENLSQLLYHELKSKLPAGVMVGRVTTWESDRCGAVYFE; encoded by the coding sequence ATGTTTGAATTAATCGTTGAAACAGATTTTTCTGCAGCGCATAACCTGCGGGAATACAAAGGGCAATGCGAGAGGCTTCACGGTCATAATTGGAAGGTTCAGGTTGTTTTAAAGGCTGAAAATTTGAACAAATTAGGTATGGTTATGGATTTTCGGGAAGCGAAAACTATTCTTGGAGAGATCATAAATACTTTTGATCACGCTTACTTGAACGAACTTCCTGCTTTCAAGGTTTTAAACCCAACGACGGAAAACCTTTCTCAATTACTCTATCATGAGTTGAAGAGTAAACTGCCCGCCGGAGTGATGGTTGGCAGAGTAACAACCTGGGAATCTGACCGTTGCGGGGCTGTATATTTTGAATGA
- a CDS encoding thiamine monophosphate synthase has translation MAVILQVALDFVDLHRAVKVAQEAIEGGADWLEIGTPLIKSEGMNAIRHFRKLFPAVTLVADMKTMDAGRTEVEMAAKAGANIAVVMGHAPDSTIRECIEAGRNYGIKICVDFMNDSKIDEHITNIEKWGADYIAVHTAIDDQMHGETPFNMLQRIGSKVKIPIAVAGGINSENVLDTVNAGASVVIVGGYITKSKNAKVAAESIKNAIRENRRICTTLFKRVTPEEVRDALMKLSTANISDGSHRAEGITGLYPIYTNMKLLGNAVTVRTYPGDWAKPVEAIDIAKEGDIIVIDAGGTGPAVWGELATHSALQKKIRGVVIHGAMRDVAEIRKLNFPAFTKMVMPMAGEPKGFGEINVPIRISGIQINPGDWIIGDDDGLMVLPQSEADIMVNYGMDCLEKENRIREEIISEKSSLGKVIDVLKWEKR, from the coding sequence ATGGCGGTAATATTACAAGTGGCCCTCGATTTTGTTGATCTTCACCGGGCTGTAAAGGTTGCTCAGGAGGCGATTGAGGGGGGGGCTGATTGGCTTGAGATTGGCACTCCGCTTATTAAGAGCGAGGGGATGAATGCGATACGCCATTTTAGAAAGTTATTTCCTGCTGTAACTTTGGTTGCTGATATGAAAACTATGGATGCGGGTCGTACTGAGGTGGAGATGGCTGCAAAAGCGGGTGCGAATATTGCCGTTGTGATGGGGCATGCTCCTGATTCAACAATAAGGGAGTGTATAGAGGCGGGAAGGAATTATGGTATAAAAATTTGTGTAGACTTTATGAATGATAGCAAAATCGATGAACATATTACGAATATAGAAAAATGGGGCGCAGATTATATTGCTGTTCATACCGCTATAGATGATCAAATGCATGGGGAAACGCCTTTCAATATGTTGCAGCGTATCGGTAGTAAAGTAAAAATACCCATCGCTGTTGCAGGTGGTATAAATTCTGAAAACGTACTGGATACCGTAAATGCAGGAGCAAGCGTTGTTATTGTCGGTGGATATATTACGAAATCAAAAAACGCAAAAGTTGCAGCAGAAAGTATTAAGAATGCGATTAGAGAGAATCGGCGGATCTGTACGACACTATTTAAAAGGGTAACGCCCGAAGAAGTCCGGGATGCTTTAATGAAACTTTCTACGGCGAATATTTCAGATGGCAGTCACCGTGCAGAAGGTATTACCGGATTATACCCAATATATACTAATATGAAATTGCTCGGTAATGCGGTTACTGTCCGGACATATCCTGGCGACTGGGCAAAGCCGGTTGAGGCTATAGATATTGCAAAAGAGGGTGATATAATTGTGATTGATGCGGGAGGGACTGGTCCTGCAGTTTGGGGAGAATTAGCAACTCACAGTGCATTGCAAAAAAAAATACGGGGTGTGGTTATTCATGGAGCAATGCGGGACGTTGCAGAAATCAGGAAATTAAACTTTCCGGCTTTTACAAAAATGGTGATGCCAATGGCGGGTGAACCAAAAGGATTTGGTGAGATTAACGTGCCGATTCGCATATCGGGAATTCAAATAAATCCTGGTGATTGGATTATAGGAGATGATGATGGGTTGATGGTGCTTCCCCAGTCGGAAGCAGATATTATGGTTAATTACGGTATGGACTGTTTAGAAAAAGAGAATAGGATTCGAGAGGAAATAATATCTGAAAAAAGTTCTTTAGGAAAAGTCATAGATGTGTTAAAATGGGAAAAAAGATGA
- a CDS encoding ATP:guanido phosphotransferase yields MKISDLTDNTGEWLRGTGPDSDIVISSRIRLARNVARFPFLSRANVKQKTELEEIIRDKIKESEITQDLFYVNLADISPVDRLFLVERHLISREHAGGEGVRGVAFGKSETISLMVNEEDHLRIQVIRSGFELKETWKTIDDIDNKLEKKINYAYSSRFGYLTSCPTNVGTGMRASVMLHLPALGMTHHIEKVFNAVVKLGLVVRGMYGEGTQVSGDLYQISNQFTLGKSELEIIEIIESVIPRITSYERMARKALVSESREQLEDRVWRSYGMLKVARTISSDEILHLLSQVRMGVNLGIINDIQMKTLNELFILTLPGHLQKLEGRELTSAQRNIIRASYVRKRLEKIES; encoded by the coding sequence ATGAAGATTAGTGATTTAACTGATAATACAGGAGAATGGTTAAGAGGAACGGGACCTGATTCAGATATTGTTATTAGCAGCAGGATTCGTTTGGCAAGGAATGTGGCGCGATTTCCCTTTCTTTCGAGGGCCAATGTAAAGCAAAAAACGGAACTTGAGGAAATCATAAGGGATAAGATTAAGGAATCTGAAATTACCCAGGACCTTTTTTATGTAAATCTTGCAGATATTTCGCCTGTGGATCGGCTTTTTCTTGTAGAACGTCATCTTATTAGCAGGGAGCATGCCGGAGGAGAGGGCGTAAGGGGCGTTGCTTTTGGAAAATCAGAAACCATTAGTCTTATGGTAAACGAAGAAGATCACCTGAGAATACAAGTGATTCGTTCAGGATTTGAATTAAAGGAAACATGGAAAACAATTGATGATATTGATAATAAGTTAGAGAAAAAGATAAACTATGCTTATTCCTCGCGTTTTGGTTATTTGACATCCTGCCCTACGAATGTTGGCACCGGAATGAGAGCCTCTGTTATGTTGCATTTACCTGCACTGGGCATGACACACCATATTGAAAAGGTATTTAATGCGGTTGTGAAACTTGGACTAGTAGTAAGGGGGATGTATGGTGAGGGGACGCAAGTTTCCGGAGATTTGTATCAAATCTCTAACCAGTTTACCCTTGGGAAATCAGAATTGGAAATTATTGAAATTATAGAGAGTGTGATTCCCAGGATTACCAGTTATGAGCGAATGGCGCGAAAAGCATTGGTTTCTGAAAGCCGGGAACAATTGGAAGACCGTGTATGGCGGTCTTACGGTATGCTTAAGGTCGCGCGGACGATTTCTTCCGATGAAATTTTGCACTTGCTATCTCAAGTACGAATGGGCGTTAACTTAGGAATAATTAACGATATTCAAATGAAAACATTAAATGAACTCTTCATACTTACACTACCTGGGCATTTACAAAAGTTAGAAGGACGAGAGCTTACTTCTGCTCAGAGAAATATTATTCGCGCATCGTATGTAAGAAAGCGCCTTGAAAAGATAGAAAGTTGA